A genomic window from Rhizobium sp. 007 includes:
- a CDS encoding Gfo/Idh/MocA family oxidoreductase, with protein sequence MLRFGIISTAKIGRELVVPAIQDAENCVVTAIASRDLKKAREMADRFSVPHAFGSYEEMLASDVIDAVYIPLPTSQHVEWTIKAADAGKHVLCEKPIALNAGEIDSLIAARDRSKVLISEAYMVTYAPVWRKVRSLIADGAIGKLRHVQGAFTYFNRDPGNMRNIPELGGGGLPDIGVYPTISTRFSTGKEPLRIQAVTERDPEFGTDIYSSVKADFGDFELSFYISTQMANRQVMVFHGTEGYIEVKSPFNADRWGPEELELANRSHNESTIFRFQDSRQYKCEAEAFARAAKGEKEEVVTLESSKLNQKVIDAIYRASEKDGWEPV encoded by the coding sequence ATGCTCCGTTTCGGTATTATTTCGACGGCAAAGATCGGCCGTGAACTCGTCGTTCCGGCCATTCAGGACGCGGAAAACTGCGTCGTCACCGCGATTGCCAGCCGCGATCTGAAAAAGGCGCGCGAGATGGCCGACCGCTTTTCCGTGCCGCATGCCTTCGGCTCCTATGAGGAGATGCTCGCCTCCGACGTGATCGACGCCGTCTACATTCCGCTGCCGACGTCGCAGCATGTCGAATGGACCATCAAGGCGGCAGACGCCGGCAAGCACGTCCTTTGCGAAAAACCGATCGCGCTCAATGCCGGCGAGATCGACAGCCTCATCGCTGCGCGTGATCGCAGCAAGGTCCTGATTTCCGAAGCCTATATGGTGACCTACGCGCCGGTCTGGCGAAAGGTCCGCTCGCTGATCGCCGACGGCGCGATCGGCAAGCTTCGCCATGTCCAAGGTGCCTTTACCTATTTCAATCGCGATCCCGGCAACATGCGCAACATTCCCGAACTTGGCGGCGGCGGCCTGCCCGATATCGGCGTCTATCCGACGATCAGCACGCGCTTTTCGACGGGCAAGGAACCACTGCGCATCCAGGCCGTCACCGAACGTGACCCGGAATTCGGCACCGATATCTATTCGAGCGTGAAGGCCGACTTCGGCGATTTCGAGCTGAGCTTCTACATCTCCACCCAGATGGCAAACCGCCAGGTCATGGTGTTCCACGGCACGGAAGGCTATATCGAGGTGAAATCGCCTTTCAACGCCGACCGCTGGGGGCCGGAGGAACTGGAACTCGCCAACCGCAGCCACAACGAGTCGACCATCTTCCGCTTCCAGGACAGCCGCCAATACAAATGTGAAGCAGAAGCTTTCGCCCGCGCTGCCAAGGGCGAGAAGGAAGAGGTCGTCACGCTCGAAAGCTCGAAGCTGAACCAAAAGGTGATCGACGCGATCTACCGCGCCAGTGAGAAGGACGGCTGGGAGCCTGTTTGA
- a CDS encoding GtrA family protein: protein MADASLNRSGSLLRFAALSLLGLAAETLLFHLLLKVVQGPLLTRAVSLVAILGIMLALLRRIDFTTGGRLSVGRAGIVAIVLIAAILNYGLYATLITVLPSLQPLAAMVLASASTLCFAIFGYIRFAFRE from the coding sequence ATGGCTGACGCCTCTCTCAATCGAAGCGGGTCGCTTCTGCGCTTTGCCGCATTGTCGCTGCTTGGACTGGCGGCCGAAACGCTACTCTTCCATTTGCTGCTGAAGGTGGTGCAAGGCCCGCTTTTGACGCGGGCAGTGAGCCTTGTTGCAATCCTTGGCATTATGCTCGCTTTGCTGCGACGCATCGATTTCACGACGGGCGGTCGGCTGTCGGTCGGCCGCGCAGGGATCGTCGCCATCGTGCTGATTGCGGCGATCTTGAATTATGGTCTCTACGCCACGCTCATAACGGTATTGCCGTCGCTGCAGCCGTTGGCGGCAATGGTTCTCGCCTCCGCCTCTACCCTGTGTTTTGCAATTTTCGGCTACATCCGTTTCGCATTTCGCGAATAA
- a CDS encoding transporter yields the protein MLSTFSTATWIGLIGTPMLIASGQVLFKLASAATGELSVRNILALLLNPVLLAALLLYGLGTIIWIYVLKAVPLTIAYSFMGLTFCFVPLLAQVFLGEALTVRYAIGAAFIIAGMLAING from the coding sequence ATGCTTTCCACTTTTTCGACCGCAACATGGATTGGGCTTATCGGCACGCCAATGCTGATTGCCTCGGGCCAGGTGCTGTTCAAGCTGGCGAGCGCAGCTACAGGCGAGCTCAGTGTCCGCAATATTCTTGCTCTGCTTCTCAATCCGGTGTTGCTTGCAGCGCTACTCCTTTACGGTCTCGGAACGATCATCTGGATTTACGTCCTGAAAGCCGTCCCGCTGACGATTGCTTACTCCTTTATGGGATTGACCTTCTGTTTCGTGCCTTTGCTGGCGCAGGTCTTTCTTGGGGAAGCCCTCACTGTTCGCTACGCCATTGGCGCGGCTTTCATCATTGCTGGCATGCTCGCGATCAATGGCTGA
- a CDS encoding class I SAM-dependent methyltransferase: MNRETTNRIRFVLEDILPPFVRDSGAFRWAARRVWGDHITHLAKFRERAPFLSAEEYAELYRKHPRVHEGTDNSAACISRILGSIAGKSVCDIGCGTGALLRSIQATHPGLNRLTGVDFVIEDASRLPGIEYVAAKVENLPFANAEFDTVICTHVIEHILDYRQAIAELRRIAKRRLIIVVPREREYRYTFNPHFNFFPYTHSFLRAVHPVPPAFVCEDIGRDIFYSEERGAAD; the protein is encoded by the coding sequence ATGAACAGAGAAACCACAAACCGTATTCGTTTCGTGCTGGAAGATATCCTGCCGCCGTTTGTCCGTGATTCCGGTGCGTTTCGCTGGGCTGCACGGCGCGTCTGGGGCGACCACATCACGCACTTGGCGAAATTTCGCGAGCGAGCACCGTTTCTTTCGGCAGAGGAATATGCCGAGCTTTACCGCAAGCATCCCCGTGTTCACGAAGGCACGGACAATTCTGCGGCCTGCATCAGCCGCATCCTCGGATCGATCGCGGGAAAGAGCGTCTGCGATATCGGCTGCGGCACGGGTGCGCTGCTCCGCAGCATCCAGGCGACGCATCCTGGGCTCAACCGCCTTACAGGCGTCGACTTCGTAATTGAAGACGCATCACGGCTGCCTGGCATCGAATATGTCGCGGCCAAGGTCGAAAACCTCCCCTTTGCAAACGCGGAATTCGACACGGTCATCTGCACGCATGTGATCGAGCATATTCTCGACTACCGGCAAGCGATTGCGGAACTGCGCCGGATTGCAAAACGCCGCCTGATCATCGTTGTGCCGAGGGAACGCGAATACCGCTACACGTTCAATCCGCACTTCAACTTCTTCCCTTACACGCACTCCTTCCTGAGAGCTGTTCACCCAGTGCCTCCAGCCTTTGTCTGCGAGGATATCGGTCGCGACATCTTCTATTCGGAAGAAAGAGGTGCAGCGGATTGA
- a CDS encoding glycosyltransferase: protein MTRSQTKTLNIAVLLPCYNEAATIGAVVRGFKAALPQAQIHVYDNNSTDGTALHAMLAGAAVVRERRQGKGHVVRRMFADIDADIYLMADGDGTYAPEDGEELIRTLLTERADMVVGTRRGVHSDAGRNGHAFGNRIFNILYRTIFGPDFTDIFSGYRAFSRRFVKSFPAVSAGFEIETEMSVHASRLKLPVAELELDYGRRPEGSHSKLSTLKDGGKILWMFAMLMKETRPFAFFGLISAFFMLSSMAFMAPVLAEYFETGLVNRMPTWVLSMALMMISFMVFTAGLILDSVARSRAEQLRIHYLNVAAPSQGLAPEKSIETARGGRTTRIA, encoded by the coding sequence ATGACACGATCGCAGACCAAAACGCTAAACATCGCTGTGCTGCTTCCGTGCTACAACGAAGCGGCCACGATCGGTGCAGTCGTCCGCGGCTTCAAAGCGGCACTGCCGCAAGCGCAGATTCATGTCTACGACAACAATTCGACAGACGGCACCGCGCTCCATGCGATGCTGGCCGGCGCCGCTGTCGTGCGCGAACGGCGCCAGGGTAAGGGCCATGTCGTGCGCCGCATGTTCGCCGATATCGACGCCGACATCTATCTGATGGCGGATGGCGACGGCACTTATGCGCCGGAAGACGGCGAAGAGCTGATCCGCACGCTGCTGACCGAACGCGCCGACATGGTGGTCGGAACACGGCGCGGCGTTCATTCCGACGCCGGGCGCAACGGGCATGCTTTCGGCAACCGCATCTTCAACATTCTCTACCGCACGATCTTCGGTCCGGACTTCACCGATATTTTCTCAGGCTACCGGGCCTTCTCGCGCCGTTTCGTCAAGAGCTTCCCGGCCGTTTCCGCCGGTTTCGAGATCGAGACCGAAATGTCCGTCCACGCCTCTCGGCTCAAGCTGCCGGTCGCCGAGCTGGAACTCGATTACGGCCGCCGCCCGGAAGGTTCGCACTCGAAACTCTCGACCTTGAAGGACGGCGGCAAAATTCTCTGGATGTTCGCCATGCTCATGAAGGAAACGCGGCCCTTTGCCTTCTTCGGCCTCATCAGCGCGTTCTTCATGCTGTCGAGCATGGCTTTCATGGCGCCTGTGCTGGCGGAATACTTCGAAACCGGGCTTGTCAACCGCATGCCGACATGGGTTCTCTCCATGGCGCTGATGATGATCTCCTTCATGGTCTTTACCGCGGGTCTGATCCTTGATTCCGTCGCACGCTCGCGTGCCGAGCAGCTTCGCATTCATTACCTCAACGTCGCCGCGCCGAGCCAGGGTTTAGCGCCGGAAAAGTCCATTGAAACCGCGCGAGGTGGCAGGACCACGCGTATCGCATAG
- the xseA gene encoding exodeoxyribonuclease VII large subunit codes for MSNVFDTDSPTNLTEYSVSELSGSIKRTVETAFDQVRVRGEISGYRGPHSSGHAYFSLKDDRARIDAVIWKGTFSRLRFRPEEGMEVIATGKVTTFPGSSKYQIVIETLEPAGAGALMALIEERKRKLGAEGLFDAARKRRLPFMPRVVGVVTSPTGAVIRDILHRISDRFPVHVIVWPVKVQGDGSGEEVANAIRGFNGFQPGGEMPRPDVLIVARGGGSLEDLWSFNDEIVVRAAAESEVPLISAVGHETDWTLIDYAADVRAPTPTGAAEMAVPVKAELDAQVSALSARLQGCMSRQMDHRMQSVRALMRALPSLDQLLALPRRRFDEAAAGLGRGLELNTINKRRSFERTASHLRPDVLSNRIAERRQMLAERMTRAERTVERLIDRSRSRVGRADAVFGSLPARLKTQTARMRDHLANLCRHADTAVRHQLTRARGELSAQDRVLQSLSYKNVLKRGYAVIRDDENRPVSQAAALSAGVGISIEFADGRVGAVTTEGGAPPKKRLPKAEEPTMPPKQGSLF; via the coding sequence ATGAGCAATGTCTTCGACACCGATTCGCCCACCAACCTGACTGAATATTCGGTCTCCGAACTTTCGGGATCGATCAAGCGCACGGTCGAGACTGCTTTCGACCAGGTCCGGGTGCGTGGCGAAATTTCCGGCTATCGCGGCCCGCATTCATCGGGGCATGCCTATTTCTCGCTGAAGGACGATCGCGCGCGTATCGACGCCGTCATCTGGAAAGGCACGTTCTCGCGGCTAAGGTTCCGGCCGGAAGAAGGCATGGAGGTGATCGCCACCGGCAAGGTGACGACCTTTCCTGGCTCGTCGAAATACCAGATCGTCATTGAAACGCTGGAGCCCGCGGGTGCGGGCGCGCTGATGGCGTTGATCGAGGAGCGCAAGCGCAAGCTTGGTGCTGAGGGTCTTTTCGACGCGGCGCGCAAGAGGCGGCTGCCGTTCATGCCGAGGGTCGTCGGCGTCGTCACGTCGCCAACGGGCGCCGTCATTCGCGATATCCTGCACCGCATTTCCGATCGTTTTCCAGTCCATGTCATCGTCTGGCCTGTCAAGGTGCAGGGAGATGGTTCAGGCGAGGAGGTGGCCAATGCCATCCGCGGTTTCAACGGCTTCCAGCCGGGCGGCGAAATGCCGAGGCCTGATGTGCTGATCGTCGCGCGTGGTGGCGGCAGCCTGGAAGATCTCTGGAGCTTCAATGACGAGATTGTCGTGCGCGCCGCTGCTGAAAGTGAAGTTCCGCTTATCTCGGCGGTTGGCCACGAAACTGACTGGACGCTGATTGACTATGCGGCCGATGTGCGCGCGCCGACGCCGACGGGGGCTGCGGAAATGGCCGTTCCCGTCAAAGCCGAACTGGACGCCCAGGTTTCTGCGCTTTCGGCCCGCCTGCAAGGCTGCATGAGCCGGCAGATGGATCACAGGATGCAGTCCGTTCGGGCATTGATGCGAGCGCTGCCGTCCCTCGATCAGTTGCTGGCGCTGCCGCGCCGACGCTTTGATGAAGCGGCCGCAGGTCTTGGTCGCGGGCTGGAGCTCAACACCATCAATAAGCGCCGGAGCTTCGAGCGTACCGCATCGCATCTGAGGCCGGACGTTCTTTCGAACCGCATTGCCGAGCGCCGCCAGATGCTTGCCGAGCGGATGACGCGCGCCGAGCGCACGGTGGAGCGACTGATCGATCGCTCCAGGTCCCGTGTCGGGCGGGCCGATGCCGTCTTTGGGTCCTTGCCGGCGCGGCTGAAGACGCAGACGGCACGCATGCGCGACCATCTGGCAAACCTGTGCCGTCACGCCGATACCGCTGTCCGCCATCAGTTGACACGGGCAAGGGGCGAGCTTTCGGCACAGGACCGCGTATTGCAGTCGCTTTCCTACAAGAACGTTCTGAAGCGCGGTTATGCAGTCATCCGCGACGATGAGAACCGGCCGGTCTCGCAGGCCGCGGCTCTTTCGGCCGGCGTGGGCATTTCGATCGAGTTTGCCGACGGCCGCGTCGGCGCCGTGACAACCGAAGGCGGTGCGCCACCGAAGAAACGCTTGCCGAAGGCTGAAGAGCCCACCATGCCGCCGAAGCAGGGTAGCCTGTTCTAG
- a CDS encoding NAD(P)H-dependent oxidoreductase — protein MRILLVLAHPLNESFAAAVAKTASEALAEAGHAVDLLDLYAEDFDPRLTKAERGGYFDIPYDTSGVSKIVERLKAADGLILVFPQWWFNFPAILKGFFDRVFAPSVAFSHDTAGGRIVPQLTNIKLLWALTTTGSPWWLVHLYMGDPVRRLLKRGIANFCSKGLNFRMLSLHDMDRATATKRQAHLDRVRKALSAI, from the coding sequence ATGCGTATCCTGCTGGTGCTCGCCCATCCGCTTAACGAGAGTTTTGCTGCCGCTGTTGCAAAGACTGCGAGTGAAGCTCTGGCAGAAGCTGGTCATGCGGTTGATCTGCTCGATCTCTACGCCGAGGATTTCGACCCTCGCCTCACGAAGGCCGAGCGCGGCGGCTACTTCGACATCCCCTATGACACCTCCGGCGTCTCAAAGATTGTGGAGCGGTTGAAGGCGGCCGATGGATTGATCCTCGTCTTTCCGCAATGGTGGTTCAATTTTCCGGCGATCCTCAAGGGGTTCTTCGATCGGGTCTTCGCGCCCAGTGTTGCCTTCTCGCATGATACGGCCGGCGGGCGGATCGTTCCGCAGCTGACAAATATTAAGCTGCTTTGGGCTCTGACGACGACGGGCTCGCCATGGTGGCTGGTTCATCTCTACATGGGCGATCCGGTGCGCCGGCTACTGAAGCGCGGCATTGCGAATTTCTGCTCCAAGGGCCTCAATTTTCGAATGCTCAGCCTGCACGACATGGATCGCGCGACGGCCACCAAACGCCAAGCTCATCTTGATCGCGTGCGCAAGGCGTTGAGCGCGATCTGA
- a CDS encoding MarR family transcriptional regulator, with translation MDRVDKILSQWQCERPDLDVEAMGILGRLKRLTTHLGREIEQVLLQHGLSTSAFDVLATLRRSGKPYRLSPGDLLAMTMVSSGTMTNRIDQLEKAGFVERVLNPDDRRSVLIALTENGFAAVETAVGAHVANQQRLIENLSDEDKAALDALLRKFLAKFE, from the coding sequence ATGGACCGCGTCGATAAAATCCTGTCCCAATGGCAATGTGAGCGGCCGGACCTCGATGTCGAAGCCATGGGTATCCTGGGGCGCCTGAAACGGCTGACGACACATCTCGGACGCGAGATAGAGCAAGTCCTGCTGCAGCACGGGCTCTCGACATCCGCCTTCGACGTGCTTGCAACGCTGCGGCGTTCCGGAAAACCCTATCGCCTCTCGCCTGGCGATCTGCTGGCGATGACGATGGTGAGCTCCGGTACGATGACCAACCGCATCGACCAGCTCGAGAAAGCAGGTTTCGTCGAACGCGTTCTCAACCCCGACGACCGGCGAAGCGTGCTGATTGCATTGACGGAGAATGGTTTTGCGGCCGTCGAGACCGCGGTCGGTGCCCACGTCGCCAATCAGCAGCGGCTTATCGAAAACCTCAGCGATGAAGACAAGGCAGCGCTCGATGCGCTGCTGCGCAAGTTCCTCGCGAAATTCGAATAG
- a CDS encoding EamA family transporter, whose protein sequence is MKKNSAYAADVLMTAIAPAIWGSTYFVTTAFLPAGYPLTVAMLRALPAGLLLLATIRRLPFGIWWGRVFILGALNFSFFWAMLFVSAYRLPGGVAATVGAIQPLIVIALSRLFLGKPIKLLAVVAGLGGMAGVALLVLTPKAALDPVGVAAGLAGAVSMAFGTVLTRRWTPPVSNLAFTAWQLTAGGLLLVPVALMFEPALPMPTTANVLGMAYLGLIGAAFTYVLWIRGLSKIEPAAAASLGFLSPLVATFLGWLALGQSLTPVQLFGFLLVLASVWISQRAMAPVRPILPAASPEPASRPA, encoded by the coding sequence ATGAAGAAAAATAGCGCATATGCAGCCGATGTCCTGATGACGGCCATTGCGCCCGCCATCTGGGGCAGCACCTATTTCGTCACGACCGCCTTCCTGCCTGCCGGCTATCCGCTGACCGTTGCAATGCTGCGCGCTTTGCCTGCCGGTCTCCTCTTGCTCGCCACCATCCGTCGCTTGCCGTTTGGTATCTGGTGGGGGAGGGTCTTCATCCTCGGCGCGCTGAATTTCTCGTTCTTCTGGGCAATGCTTTTCGTTTCGGCTTACCGGCTTCCAGGCGGTGTCGCCGCGACGGTCGGGGCTATTCAGCCTCTGATCGTTATCGCGTTATCGCGCCTCTTTCTTGGCAAGCCGATTAAGCTTCTTGCCGTCGTTGCCGGTTTGGGCGGAATGGCTGGCGTCGCGCTGTTGGTGTTGACACCCAAGGCTGCGCTCGATCCGGTCGGCGTTGCCGCCGGTCTCGCGGGCGCCGTATCAATGGCTTTCGGCACGGTGCTGACGCGCCGTTGGACACCGCCGGTCTCGAACCTCGCCTTCACGGCATGGCAACTGACGGCTGGTGGGCTTTTGCTCGTGCCAGTCGCGCTGATGTTCGAGCCGGCTCTTCCGATGCCGACAACTGCAAATGTGCTGGGCATGGCCTATCTCGGACTGATTGGCGCGGCCTTCACCTATGTCCTATGGATCCGCGGCCTGTCGAAGATCGAGCCAGCGGCGGCCGCGTCGCTTGGCTTTTTGAGCCCGCTCGTGGCGACGTTTCTCGGTTGGCTGGCGCTTGGCCAGAGCTTGACGCCTGTGCAGCTCTTCGGTTTCCTGCTTGTGCTGGCGAGCGTCTGGATCAGCCAGAGAGCGATGGCGCCCGTCAGGCCCATTCTCCCTGCCGCATCACCGGAACCCGCGAGCCGTCCGGCTTGA
- a CDS encoding aminopeptidase has product MTFMPQSQNSVDPIKLEKLAEVAVQVGLQLQRGQDLVMTAPIVAMPLVRLITNHAYMAGAGLVTTFYSDEETTLARYQYGSDEGFDRASGWLYEGMAKAYQNGAARLAIAGDNPMLLSEQDPGKVGRANRANSTAYKPALEKISNFDINWNIVAYPNPSWAKVVFADDPEPIAVAKLAKAIFAASRVDLDDPVSAWREHNTNLATRSSWLNGQRFAALHFKGPGTDLTVGLADGHEWHGGASVAKNGVTCNPNIPTEEVFTTPHALRVEGHVSSTKPLSHQGTLIDNIQVRFEEGRIVEAKASRGAEVLNKVLDTDDGARRLGEVALVPHSSPISASGILYYNTLFDENASCHIALGQCYSKCFLDGAKLNQDQIKAQGGNSSLIHIDWMIGSDKVDIDGIKPDGSRVPVMRQGEWA; this is encoded by the coding sequence ATGACGTTCATGCCCCAGAGCCAGAATTCCGTCGATCCGATCAAGCTGGAAAAGCTCGCCGAGGTCGCCGTCCAGGTAGGCCTGCAGCTTCAAAGGGGTCAGGATCTGGTAATGACCGCGCCGATTGTCGCAATGCCGCTGGTTCGCTTGATCACCAACCACGCCTACATGGCCGGCGCGGGGCTTGTTACGACTTTCTACTCGGACGAAGAAACGACGCTTGCCCGCTATCAATACGGCAGCGACGAAGGCTTCGACCGTGCCTCCGGCTGGCTCTACGAAGGTATGGCAAAGGCATATCAAAACGGTGCGGCACGCCTTGCAATTGCCGGCGACAATCCAATGCTGCTTTCCGAACAGGACCCCGGCAAGGTCGGCCGCGCGAACCGGGCGAATTCCACTGCCTACAAACCAGCGCTCGAAAAGATCTCGAATTTCGACATTAACTGGAACATCGTTGCCTATCCGAATCCCTCCTGGGCGAAGGTCGTGTTTGCCGACGATCCAGAGCCGATTGCGGTCGCGAAACTGGCAAAGGCAATCTTTGCCGCCTCGCGCGTCGATCTCGACGATCCGGTCTCAGCCTGGAGGGAGCACAATACGAACCTTGCCACCCGCTCATCCTGGCTGAACGGTCAGCGCTTCGCAGCACTGCATTTCAAGGGACCGGGTACCGACCTGACCGTTGGCCTTGCCGACGGTCATGAGTGGCATGGCGGCGCCTCCGTCGCCAAGAACGGCGTTACCTGCAACCCGAACATCCCGACCGAAGAGGTCTTCACGACCCCGCACGCGCTGCGCGTCGAGGGCCATGTCTCAAGCACCAAGCCGCTCTCGCACCAGGGCACGCTGATAGACAACATCCAGGTTCGTTTCGAAGAAGGCCGGATTGTCGAGGCCAAGGCTTCGCGTGGCGCGGAGGTATTGAACAAGGTGCTCGATACCGACGACGGCGCGCGCCGCCTCGGCGAAGTGGCGCTCGTGCCGCATTCATCACCGATCTCGGCGAGCGGTATCCTGTACTACAATACGCTTTTTGATGAAAACGCCTCGTGCCATATCGCGCTCGGACAATGCTACTCGAAGTGCTTCCTCGACGGCGCAAAGCTCAACCAGGACCAGATCAAGGCGCAGGGCGGAAATTCCAGCCTTATCCATATCGATTGGATGATCGGTTCCGACAAAGTGGATATCGATGGCATCAAGCCGGACGGCTCGCGGGTTCCGGTGATGCGGCAGGGAGAATGGGCCTGA
- a CDS encoding glutathione S-transferase family protein gives MQKLTLISHHLCPYVQRAAIALGEKGAAFERVFIDLDDKPDWFLKISPLGKVPLLLIEEDGRQVALFESAAICEYIDETQPGPRLHPQDALTRARHRGWMEFGSSILADLWMYETTSDRRVLETKRTVLASKFLIIETELSGGPLFVGKNFSLVDAVFAPIFRYFDVFDTISDSHIFDGLEKVKGWRSTLVQRPSVRQAAATDYHERLIAFLEKHQSALLEQAAA, from the coding sequence ATGCAAAAGCTTACCCTCATCTCGCACCACCTGTGCCCTTATGTGCAGCGGGCTGCGATTGCCCTTGGTGAGAAGGGTGCGGCCTTCGAGCGCGTTTTCATCGATCTCGATGACAAGCCGGACTGGTTTTTGAAGATTTCTCCGCTCGGCAAGGTTCCGCTTCTGCTGATCGAGGAAGACGGGCGGCAGGTCGCCCTCTTCGAGAGTGCGGCAATATGCGAATACATCGACGAAACGCAACCCGGGCCGAGGCTTCATCCCCAAGATGCCCTGACACGCGCCCGGCATCGCGGATGGATGGAGTTCGGCTCGTCGATCCTTGCCGATCTCTGGATGTACGAAACGACTAGCGACCGGCGGGTGCTGGAGACCAAACGAACGGTCCTTGCATCGAAATTCCTTATCATCGAAACCGAGCTTTCCGGCGGACCACTTTTCGTCGGGAAGAACTTCAGCCTCGTGGATGCCGTCTTCGCACCGATCTTCCGATACTTCGATGTCTTCGACACAATCAGCGACAGCCACATCTTTGATGGCCTGGAAAAGGTGAAGGGTTGGCGAAGCACGCTTGTGCAGCGGCCGAGTGTTAGGCAAGCCGCCGCTACCGATTATCACGAGCGGCTCATCGCGTTCCTTGAGAAACATCAGTCGGCATTGCTTGAACAGGCGGCTGCCTAA
- a CDS encoding DoxX family protein: MNTDKSILYATALLRISLGTMYLAHSIVLKLMTFGLMGTAGYFTSIGLPGWLAYLTFAAEAVGGALLVLGIQSRIAALALVPALAGAIIWAHGANGWVFTAPGGGWEYPLYLIVLSIAQAMLGDGAFALRPSQPLAPAKAS, encoded by the coding sequence ATGAACACAGATAAATCCATCCTCTATGCAACTGCCCTGCTACGGATCAGCCTCGGCACGATGTACCTCGCCCACAGCATCGTCCTGAAACTGATGACATTCGGACTGATGGGGACCGCCGGATATTTTACGTCGATCGGCTTGCCGGGCTGGCTGGCCTACCTCACCTTTGCGGCCGAAGCGGTCGGCGGGGCGCTCTTGGTTCTCGGCATTCAGAGCCGCATCGCCGCCTTGGCGCTCGTACCGGCCCTTGCCGGCGCGATCATCTGGGCGCATGGCGCGAACGGCTGGGTCTTTACTGCGCCCGGCGGCGGCTGGGAATATCCGCTCTATCTGATCGTGCTTTCGATCGCCCAGGCCATGCTCGGAGACGGCGCCTTCGCGCTTCGCCCTTCGCAACCGCTTGCACCTGCAAAAGCCTCTTAA